Proteins from a genomic interval of Rosa chinensis cultivar Old Blush chromosome 2, RchiOBHm-V2, whole genome shotgun sequence:
- the LOC112184519 gene encoding uncharacterized protein LOC112184519 produces the protein MRNPRFLLGMVFPNSMVFKNVVQKYAVLTRKELRFERNTKDKVLVRCRTSPRCPFWLYASSPNERTAVVMIKVYRPVHECSSLKGRVYHFHAPFIAQEYMDQFMADGNWSRERIQNAVNMDFVYQMAYRAKRMAKQKAQRTYEELYNRLESYAYELKKRNLGTSVWIRTELQGEVTRFKRIYIYFEALKKGWGAGCRPIIGLDGCDLRGVHKGQLLFAIRIDGNNGLHSIAYAIVE, from the coding sequence ATGAGGAACCCAAGATTTCTGCTGGGAATGGTGTTTCCAAACTCTATGGTTTTTAAGAATGTTGTGCAGAAGTATGCTGTTTTAACAAGGAAAGAGCTAAGGTTTGAGAGGAACACTAAAGACAAGGTGCTTGTAAGGTGCAGGACCTCACCACGGTGCCCATTTTGGCTTTATGCAAGTTCACCGAATGAAAGGACAGCTGTAGTAATGATCAAGGTTTACAGGCCAGTACACGAGTGTTCATCACTAAAGGGTAGAGTTTATCACTTCCATGCACCATTCATTGCACAAGAGTACATGGACCAGTTCATGGCAGATGGGAACTGGTCAAGAGAGAGAATCCAGAATGCAGTGAATATGGATTTTGTCTACCAAATGGCTTACAGAGCTAAAAGAATGGCAAAGCAGAAGGCACAAAGGACATATGAAGAGCTGTACAATCGGTTGGAGAGTTATGCGTATGAGTTGAAGAAAAGAAATCTAGGAACTTCTGTCTGGATCCGAACTGAGCTACAAGGTGAAGTTACGAGGTTTAAAagaatttatatttattttgaagctttgaagaagGGCTGGGGAGCAGGCTGCAGACCTATCATAGGTCTTGATGGATGTGATTTAAGGGGTGTGCACAAGGGCCAATTGTTGTTTGCTATTA